A window of the Hordeum vulgare subsp. vulgare chromosome 5H, MorexV3_pseudomolecules_assembly, whole genome shotgun sequence genome harbors these coding sequences:
- the LOC123395493 gene encoding atherin-like, which translates to MVLGLLPVSPAYGVVFVDSQREAHVPPAPRPAQGRGRARGPAPSRAGTWPYPPAPGRGSARLSPPASGRDRPRPSPPAAALARPRPAAARRRDDHGLPTSPCRPRVAPCLWPPIRDSRRIPRATAPHAQPRPASQANAWQCSTGEIPTRTAREKEIENLISLQVLHSNPCGFTYY; encoded by the coding sequence ATGGTCCTCGGTCTTCTTCCCGTATCACCCGCCTACGGCGTCGTCTTCGTCGACTCCCAACGCGAGGCGCACGTGCCACCCGCGCCACGCCCTGCGCAAGGCCGTGGTCGTGCCCGCGGCCCCGCGCCCAGCCGTGCCGGGACGTGGCCGTACCCGCCCGCGCCTGGCCGCGGCAGCGCTCGCCTGAGCCCGCCCGCGTCTGGCCGCGACCGCCCTCGCCCGAGCCCGCCTGCGGCTGCGCTCGCCCGACCTCGCCCGGCCGCCGCCCGGCGGCGCGACGACCATGGCCTTCCGACCTCTCCCTGCCGACCACGAGTGGCACCATGCCTGTGGCCGCCCATCCGCGATAGCCGCCGGATCCCCCGCGCAACAGCGCCCCATGCACAGCCCAGGCCGGCAAGCCAAGCCAATGCGTGGCAGTGCAGTACGGGAGAAATCCCCACACGAACTGCTCGTGAGAAAGAGATAGAAAATCTTATCTCTTTGCAAGTTTTGCACTCTAACCCTTGTGGTTTTACCTATTATTGA